DNA sequence from the Acidobacteriota bacterium genome:
GTCCTCGCGGGCTTCGAACGAAGCCACGCCCATCGCACCCTCGACGACGTGCGCGAGATCCTGGCCGCAGGCGACGAACACCGCCGCCAGCACGTTGGCGAACTGGGCGTTGAAGGCGAGCGCACCGGCCGCGACGGAGCCGAGCAGGTTCTTGCGGTAGGCGACGTCCTGCAGCGCCTTCGCTTCCGACTTGAGCACCTTGCGCACGGTGAGTTCGTCGAGCACGACTTCCGCGTGGATCCGCTTGCCGCGGCCGAGCTGGTAGTTGACCGCCGAGGGCTTCTTGTCGACACAGTAGTTGCCGGACAGCGCGACGCACTGGACGCCGGTCTCCGGTTCGATCAACTCCGACACCAGGCGGTCGCAGGCGATCGTGACCATGTTCATGCCCATCGCGTCCCCGGTGGCGAAGCGGAAGCGCAGGAACACCGTGCTGCCGACGACCGACGGCCGAATCTCCCGAAGCTCCAGGAAGCGGCTCGTCTCGTGCGCCTTGGCGCGGATCCTCTCCTCGTTCGCTTCCAGCCATTCGAGAAGCCGCCTGGTGTCTTCGATTCCCGTGGTGCGGAAGACCGGCGCCCGGGTCATGCCCACGTCCTCGACGAAGACGGTGGCACCGCCCGCCGCCGTGATTGCCCGGCAACCGCGGTTCACGCTGGCGAGGAGGGCTCCCTCGGTCGTCGCCATCGGCACGCAGACCGTGCCGTCGATCTCACTCCCGCGGACGAGAACCGGCCCGGCAACGCCCATCGGCACCTGAGCGGCGCCGATGAAGTTCTCGCAGTTCTGGCTGGACGCGCGTTCATCATCCAGGGTGTAGCCGCCAATGGCTCCAAGCGCCTCGCTGCCGCTCGCCAGTTCGAGAGCGCGGCGCCGGACCGCGGCCTTCCCGGCCGCGTCGAGTCCCGGCGGCGGCCGATGGAAGCCGCGTTCCCCGCCGGCGATCTCGATCGCCGCCGCCTCGAGTTCGGCGTCCAGCCGGTCAGGCATCGCCCGTCTCCCGCGGCAGCGGCACGCGGCGCAGCGCCGCAAGGTCGGCGGCGCCGGTGCAGAACATGCAGACCCGCAACTCGAAGGCGGTGCGGGCGATCCGGTCGACCACCGCGTCGGTCGAGGCGTTGGCCGCCTCCAGGAACGGGAACGCCATGCCGGCAATGTCGGCGCCGAGGGCCAGCGCCTTCGCCGCGTCGACCCCGGAGCGGATGCCGCCGCTACCGATGACCTGGACGCCCGGGACCGCCGCCAACTGGCGGATCGACTCCGGCGTCGGCAGCCCCCAGTCGGCGAAGCGTTCGCCGAGAGCCACCTCGTCGGCCCGGGCCGCCTCGATCCGGGCCCAGCTCGTGCCGCCGACACCGGCCGTGTCCAGGATGCGGACACCGACATTGGCGAGCTCGCGGCCAACAGCGGCCGAGATGCCGCAACCGATCTCCTTGACCACGACGGGCACGTCCAGCGCCTCGACCACACGCGCGATCTTCGGCAACAGGCCCCGGAAGTTCAGTTGCCCCTCCGGCTGCAGCGCTTCCTGCAGCGCGTTCAAGTGCAGCACCAGGGCGTCCGCCTCGACCATGTCGACCGCCACACGGCACTCGTCGACGCCGTAGCCGTAGTTCAGTTGCACCGCACCCAGGTTGGCCAGGATCGGCACGCTGGGTGCGAACTCCCGCACCCGGAACGTCGCCGCCGTTTCCGGATCGTCGATCGCCTTGCGCTGCGAGCCGACGCCAAGAGCGACCCGCTCCGCCTCCGCCGCCTCGGCCAGGCGCTGGTTGATCCGCTCGGCCACCCCGGTGCCGCCCGTCATGCAGGAGATGAGCAATGGCGACCGCAACTCCCTACCCAGGAACTCGCTACCGATCCGCACGTCCTCGAAGTCGATCTCGGGCAGTGCCCGGTGCTCGAACCGGTAGTCGTCGAAGTAGCTGCGCTCGACCTGCATCCGCCGATCCAGCGCCAGCCGGATGTGCTCCGCCTTGCGGTCCCGCTCCCCCTCGGCCGCCGCCAGCAGCGGCCGGCTGCTCACTTTCGCCACCCCGGTTCCGCGCCCGTACACATGCGCGCCACTGTACCGGAATTCGCGTAAGTGGAGCGTTCACGGTCGGATGCGGCTTCGGTTACAGCCGCCTGGAGCGCTTCCGGGAGGAGGATCCCAGCTGGACGTCGTCGGGCATTGGGACGTTGGTCAGCGGTGCTAGGGTCACTACCGGACCGACCCCATGAAACGAGTTGGCGTCAGCATCAAGTTCCCTGCGGAGGTACACCGCGAGCGGGACACATGGGTGGCTTCGTGTCCGCAGCTTCACGTAGCTAGCCAGGGCTCCACGGCCGAGGAAGCCATGGCCATGCTGCAGGAGGCGCTGGCCCTCTTCATCGAGGGCTGCTGCGAGGAGGGGATCATGGACCGCGTTCTAGAGGAGAGCGGTCTGGAAGTGCAGGTCACGGCGAACGCCGAGAACCGCGCTGCGCGACAAGACACGGTTTCCGTGCCGGTCAACATGGTTCCCCATGCCCAGGCTGTCGCCGGTTAGCCCGCGGAAGCTGGCCAGGGCGTTCGAGAAGCTCGGCTTCCGCGAGAGCGGTCAGGTCGGCTCGCACCTGAAGCTGTCCAAGCGGGGGTGTCGCCCCGTGATCATCCCGACCAACAAGAAGGAAGTCGAGGTCGGCATCATGCTGGCGAACTGCAAGACGGCCGGCATCAGCCGAGTTCGTCTGATCGAGTTGCTTCGCGACTGACGGCTGGCGGGAGTCGCCGACGCTCTGCGGCCGTCAACGGGGATCGATTCAGGTGAGGAGATCGGCGAAACGGGATTCCAGAGCCGCGATCCCGGTGCGTATCTCGGCGGCCAGAATGCCTAGGTCGCCACGAGTAGCGGGCTCGTCGCGCCCCGAAAGCCGGTCGGCGCGTTCCGCAGTCTCCTCGACTGTCGTCATCGCCGGCAGGCTACCGACTGCGTCTGCGGACCGTCAACGCCGGAACGACCCTCTTCCGCCGGAATCAGCGAACGGCCACATCTGGCACCGCAACACCGGCCCGGAATCGCGCCGAGTTGCTGGCACTCAACCTACCGCATGCACGGCGGACCTGCGCATTCACCGACGCCGTCCAGCCTGCCCCAAGGGGCGGAGGGGAGGGTCCCAGCGAGGCTGTCGGCAAGCGACGGCCGGCGCACTCACATGAACCGACGCCCAACCGGAGCGCAGCCGACCGCAGCGAGCGCCGTTCGTTAATCAACTCAGAAAGCGCGAGCGACCGCTGGGACCCTCCCCTCCGACCCCCCAGGCAGGCGGGTGCGTCCGACGACCCTCCGCCGCCGCGCCGCAGCCGCGCAGGCGATGTCTCAGCCGCCGATGCGGAACATCTCGACGCGCTCTGCCGCCGGCTGCAGGCCGGCGCGGAGGCGTTCGGCGCGGATCTCGGAGTAGCGATCCTCCCGTTGGCGCCAGTGGCCAGCCAGGAAGGTGAGCAGGTCGTCGTCGCTTGCGCCGGCGCGGACGCGGTCGCGGAGGGAGGGACCGGTGTCGGCGAAGAGGCAAGTGTAGAGCCGGCCGTCGGATGAAAGGCGCGCGCGGGCGCAGTCTCCGCAGAAGGGGCGGCTGATCGAGGGGATGACGCCGAACTCGACGCCGTCGTCGAGGTAGCGGAAGCGTTCGGCGACGTCGCTGGGTTGGGCCCGGTCGACCGGTTCGAATGGCCAGCGCTCGGCGATGCGGTCGGCGATCTCCGAGGCGGTGACGACCTGGTCGAGGCTCCAGTCATTCACCGTGCCGACATCCATGAACTCGATGAAACGGACGATGTGGCCCCGCTCCTTGAAATAGCCGGCGATGTCGGCGACTTCGTCCTCGTTCGTGCCCTTCATGACGACCGTGTTGATCTTGACCGGGCCGAGGCCAGCCTCCGCCGCGGCGTCGATGCCCTCGAGCACCTGGTCGACGCCGTGGCCCAGTCCCGTGACCCGGCCGAAGACGTCGTCGTGCAGGGACTCGACGCTGACGGTGACCCGGTCGAGGCCAGCGTCCACGAGGGCCTGCGCCTTCTTCGCCAGCAAGGCGCCGTTCGTGGTGAGGGCGAGGTCCTCGACTCCCGGCACCGCGGCCAGAATGCGGACCAGTTCCTCGATGTCCCGACGCAGCAGCGGCTCGCCGCCAGTCAGCCTCAGCTTGCGGACACCGAGCTGCACGAACAGCCGCACCAGGCGCTCGATCTCCTCGAACGTCATCAGTTGCTGCCGGGGCAGGAACCGGTACTCGCGGTCGGCCGGCATGCAGAAGGTGCAGCGGAAATTGCAACGATCGATGACCGAGATGCGCAGGTCGCGCACCGGCCGGCCGCGGCGGTCGATGACCGCGGCCGACGACGTACCGTCGTTCGTGGAGTCGGGGGTCATGGACGGATAATGCTACGCGAGTTCGGCGGTTGTCTGAGACGATCCGTCCACTCTAGCGCTTGACAGGCCTCTTTGATCAGGCCAGACTGGCCAAATGAAACGGGCCAGCGTCAGCGAAGCGAAGGACAACCTCAGCGGACTGCTCCACGAGGTACGCCAAGGGGAAACGGTCCTGATCACACACCACGGAGAACCCGTGGCGAGAATCGAGTCCTGCCGCACCGAACACGTAGCGCCTGACGATGCCGCGGCAGAGTTGGTCCGCCAGGGCCTCGCGACCGCGCCCCGCGCTCCGCTGGATGTCGACCGCGTACTGAAGGCGAGGCTCCCGCGCCTTCCGGCTGGCATCAGCGCTAGCCGTCTGGTCGTCGCGGAGAGAGCGAACGAGCGCTGAAGTACTGGGATTCCTCCGCCGTGGTGGCTCTTCTGGTCGAGGAGCCGACCACCAATGAGCGACGCCGGCTGATCCAGGAGGACCCCGTCATCGTCACGTGGTGGGGTAGTTGGATCGAGTGCGAATCCGCCTTGAACCGGCTTCGCCGGGAGCAGCACATCGAGAGCGCCGGACTCGAACTCGCTCACAAGCAACTTGATCGCCTGCGCTCCAGTTGGCTGGAGGTCGAACCGCTTGAGCGGGTCCGTCGCCGAGCGGTACGGCTCCTACGGCTCCACCGTCTACGGGCAGCCGATGCGCTGCAGTTGGCGGCCGCGCTCACGGCGGCCTCGGAAGATCCGTCCGCACTCGAGCTCGTATGCAGTGACGAACGGCTCTCCCTTGCGGCCCGCAGGGAAGGCTTCTTCGTCCGTTGACGGTCGCCGCTTCACGGCGGAGCTCTTCCGGAAGGCCGGCGGGGACGCCGGCGCACCCAGTGGGGGCCGTCAGTCTTCGGCGCGGAGCCAGTCGTCGATCAGGCGGCGGGCGATCGAGAACGGCGGCGGCAGGCGGACTTCGCGGGCGCGGAGCGCGTACTCCAGTTCGGAGCGGGTCGCCCACACAGCCTGTTCCAGTTCCTCGGTGTCGACCTGTACGTCACCGCCTGGCGAGGTCGCGTAGAAGCCGAGCATGATCGAGGTCGGGAACGGCCAAGGCTGGGAGGAGTGGTAGCGGACCGTGTCGACCGCGATGCCGGTCTCCTCCCGGACCTCGCGCGCGACGGCGCTCTCCAGGCTCTCGCCGGGCTCGACGAAGCCCGCAAGCGCCGAGAACATGCCCGGCGGCCAGGAGGCCTGCCGGCCCAGCAGGCAGGATCCGCCGTCGCCGGCCTCCGTGTGGACCAGCATGATGACCGCGGGATCCGTGCGCGGGAAGTGCTCGATGCCGCACGCCGTGCAGACGCGCAGGTGGCCGGCGTTGCGGCTCTCGGTCGCGGCGCCGCACTGGCCGCAGAAGCGGTGCCGGCGATGCCAGGTGGCCATGGCCCGCGCATAGGCGAGCAGGTTGGCGCCACGGCCGCTCATCGCCGCGCCGACCTGCCGCAGCTCGACGAAGCGGCCGGCGCCCCTGAGCGGGCCGGCGAGCGGATCCTCCCGGTCGGAGAGGTCGACCGAGAAGTAGGCGACGCCCTCCGCTTCGCCGAGAAACACGACGTCCTCCGCCCCGTCGACCAGTCCGGACGCCTCGACGGTCGCCACCGTGCCGGGCACCGGCCCGCGGTCTCCGGTGTGAGCGTCGAAGACCAGGCTGCGCTCGCGCCAGACCGCGGTCAACTGGCTGCTCGGATCCGCCAGTCTCCGGGCCAGCCAGTCGGCGTCGCCGCGCCGCTCCGAACGCCGGTTGACCGCCGGTTCGGCAAGCGCGTTGTGAGACCTCATTCGCCGCAGGCTACCGCGTGGTCAGTCGGCGCGGCGATAGGCCATCGCCTCCGAGACACGGCGCTGGGCGATGCTCATCGCCGCCTCGCGCAAGAGGCAGTCCTCGGCCCGGGCCAGTTCCAGCACTTCCCCTGTGTTCTGGCGTACCGTGTCCTCGATTCTCTCGAATGCCTGCCGCTCAGAGCCGCCCGCGTACTCGACCGCGCCGCAGATGATGCCGCCGGCGTTGGCCACGAAGTCGGGAATCGAGAGGACGCCGCGGTCGTGAAGAATCCGCTCGCCCGCCGGCGTCACCGGGATGTTCGCGCCCTGGAGCACTACCTTGCAGCCGACCCGGCCGGCGTTGCGGCTGTCGATCACGTCGGGGCGCGCGGCCGGCACGAAGAAGTCGACTTCCAGGTCCAGGAAGGCGTCGCCCTCGATACGGCTGCCGCGCGGGTACGCGGTGACGCCGCCGGTCGCGTCCATCGTCGCCACGAGTTCGTCGATGTCGATGCCGGCGGGGTCGTGGATCGTGCCGTCGAGATCGGTGACCGACACGACGCGCGCGCCCCTTTCGGCCAGGAACCGGGCCGCCGGCCGCCCGACGTTGCCGAAGCCCTGAATGGAGACGGTGGCGCCTTCGAGCGCGACGATGCCCGCCTCCTCGGCCACCTCGGCGGCGATGGCGAGGCCGAAACCGGTCGACCCCGACTCGTCGAGCGGGATCCCGCCCAGAGATCTGGACAGGCCAACGGACTGCCCCCCCTCGTCCCGGATCCAGGCCATCGCGGTCTCGTTCGTGCCCATGTCGGGGGCGGGGATGTAGTCCGTCAACTGCCGGATCGCCCGGCCGAACTGCCGGATCAGGGCCTCACGGTTCGCCGTCCGCGGATTCGCCCGGATACCCGCCTTGCCGCCGCCGTGACGCAGGCGCGCCATGGCGTTCTTCCAGGTCATGGCCCGCGCCAGCCGGCACACCTCCTCGACGGTCACGTCCGGCGCCATCCGGATGCCGCCCATCGTGGGTCCGGCGGCGCTGTTGTCGATCACAACGATCCCCTCCAGGCCGCAGCGGGGCTCGTAGACGGTGACGACCTTCTCGGGACCGTAGTCGTCGGTGAAGTCGAAGTGTTCGAAGGCAGATCCAGACATCACAACTCCTTATCAGGCAACCACTCGGCGACAACCGCCAAGCGGAGAACAAGAGAGACCGTCGGCTGCTTCCCAGGCCGCCGGCACATGAAGCCCCGGTCGAGACCGGAGTGAGGGCGGTATCCGCCGGTCAGGATCCCCCGCCGGCCTCCAGCAACTCGAGAACCGCCTCTTCGAACTCCGAGTAGAGCATCCGCCCCAAGTGGATGTTGTTCAGCTCGCCACTGCGGTCGAAGAACATCGTCGTCGGCAGCGCACCGGGCCACTCTGGATCGAACGAGGTAACGAAGTCGACCGAGTTGTCGCCGGCCGTGGCCAGATAGGAGACGAGACCCGGCGCCCGCTTGGCGAAGAACGGTCGCACGCGATCCTCGAGCTTTTCCGGATCGTCCATCGAGACGGCGAGCACCAAGAGACCGCGGTCGTCATAGCGTTCCTGCAGAAGGTCTAGCTCAGGTAACTCCTGGAGGCAGGGGATGCACCAGGTTGCCCAGTAGTTGACGACGACCACCTTGCCGCGGTGGTGTTCCAGGACCGCGCGGAACTGCTCGGCCGTCGCCGGGTGAATCGTGTCCGGCTCGAGCAGATGCTCGACCGAAGCCGCCTCCTCGGCGACCAACGGCGACGCGGCGGCAAACGAAGCGGCAGACAGAACCAGAGCCGGGACGAGAGTCTCGGCCAGTGTCTTCAGGGACAATCGAAACCTCCTGTTCCAGCGGCAATCGACTCCGAACGAGTCGGCCGACGCCCGATCCGCAGTATAGACCTGTCGCCGGCGTAGCCCCCATCAAACCGCAGCGTACATCTCGCCGCAGCGCTCAACCCGGCCGGCACGCTCGAGACGGTCGAGGTGGAGTTCCATGCTGCGCCG
Encoded proteins:
- the nudC gene encoding NAD(+) diphosphatase; the encoded protein is MRSHNALAEPAVNRRSERRGDADWLARRLADPSSQLTAVWRERSLVFDAHTGDRGPVPGTVATVEASGLVDGAEDVVFLGEAEGVAYFSVDLSDREDPLAGPLRGAGRFVELRQVGAAMSGRGANLLAYARAMATWHRRHRFCGQCGAATESRNAGHLRVCTACGIEHFPRTDPAVIMLVHTEAGDGGSCLLGRQASWPPGMFSALAGFVEPGESLESAVAREVREETGIAVDTVRYHSSQPWPFPTSIMLGFYATSPGGDVQVDTEELEQAVWATRSELEYALRAREVRLPPPFSIARRLIDDWLRAED
- the fni gene encoding type 2 isopentenyl-diphosphate Delta-isomerase translates to MSSRPLLAAAEGERDRKAEHIRLALDRRMQVERSYFDDYRFEHRALPEIDFEDVRIGSEFLGRELRSPLLISCMTGGTGVAERINQRLAEAAEAERVALGVGSQRKAIDDPETAATFRVREFAPSVPILANLGAVQLNYGYGVDECRVAVDMVEADALVLHLNALQEALQPEGQLNFRGLLPKIARVVEALDVPVVVKEIGCGISAAVGRELANVGVRILDTAGVGGTSWARIEAARADEVALGERFADWGLPTPESIRQLAAVPGVQVIGSGGIRSGVDAAKALALGADIAGMAFPFLEAANASTDAVVDRIARTAFELRVCMFCTGAADLAALRRVPLPRETGDA
- a CDS encoding type II toxin-antitoxin system prevent-host-death family antitoxin, with product MKRASVSEAKDNLSGLLHEVRQGETVLITHHGEPVARIESCRTEHVAPDDAAAELVRQGLATAPRAPLDVDRVLKARLPRLPAGISASRLVVAERANER
- a CDS encoding hydroxymethylglutaryl-CoA reductase, producing MPDRLDAELEAAAIEIAGGERGFHRPPPGLDAAGKAAVRRRALELASGSEALGAIGGYTLDDERASSQNCENFIGAAQVPMGVAGPVLVRGSEIDGTVCVPMATTEGALLASVNRGCRAITAAGGATVFVEDVGMTRAPVFRTTGIEDTRRLLEWLEANEERIRAKAHETSRFLELREIRPSVVGSTVFLRFRFATGDAMGMNMVTIACDRLVSELIEPETGVQCVALSGNYCVDKKPSAVNYQLGRGKRIHAEVVLDELTVRKVLKSEAKALQDVAYRKNLLGSVAAGALAFNAQFANVLAAVFVACGQDLAHVVEGAMGVASFEAREDGSVYASVYMPDVPLAAIGGGTGLDTQREALEVMGVQPDPDRPGAAVRRLAEIVGAVVLAGELSLTAAFTSRDLARAHERLGRSSAASAG
- a CDS encoding type II toxin-antitoxin system HicB family antitoxin, which produces MKRVGVSIKFPAEVHRERDTWVASCPQLHVASQGSTAEEAMAMLQEALALFIEGCCEEGIMDRVLEESGLEVQVTANAENRAARQDTVSVPVNMVPHAQAVAG
- a CDS encoding type II toxin-antitoxin system HicA family toxin, with protein sequence MPRLSPVSPRKLARAFEKLGFRESGQVGSHLKLSKRGCRPVIIPTNKKEVEVGIMLANCKTAGISRVRLIELLRD
- a CDS encoding TlpA disulfide reductase family protein, whose amino-acid sequence is MSLKTLAETLVPALVLSAASFAAASPLVAEEAASVEHLLEPDTIHPATAEQFRAVLEHHRGKVVVVNYWATWCIPCLQELPELDLLQERYDDRGLLVLAVSMDDPEKLEDRVRPFFAKRAPGLVSYLATAGDNSVDFVTSFDPEWPGALPTTMFFDRSGELNNIHLGRMLYSEFEEAVLELLEAGGGS
- the moaA gene encoding GTP 3',8-cyclase MoaA, which codes for MTPDSTNDGTSSAAVIDRRGRPVRDLRISVIDRCNFRCTFCMPADREYRFLPRQQLMTFEEIERLVRLFVQLGVRKLRLTGGEPLLRRDIEELVRILAAVPGVEDLALTTNGALLAKKAQALVDAGLDRVTVSVESLHDDVFGRVTGLGHGVDQVLEGIDAAAEAGLGPVKINTVVMKGTNEDEVADIAGYFKERGHIVRFIEFMDVGTVNDWSLDQVVTASEIADRIAERWPFEPVDRAQPSDVAERFRYLDDGVEFGVIPSISRPFCGDCARARLSSDGRLYTCLFADTGPSLRDRVRAGASDDDLLTFLAGHWRQREDRYSEIRAERLRAGLQPAAERVEMFRIGG
- a CDS encoding Glu/Leu/Phe/Val dehydrogenase; protein product: MSGSAFEHFDFTDDYGPEKVVTVYEPRCGLEGIVVIDNSAAGPTMGGIRMAPDVTVEEVCRLARAMTWKNAMARLRHGGGKAGIRANPRTANREALIRQFGRAIRQLTDYIPAPDMGTNETAMAWIRDEGGQSVGLSRSLGGIPLDESGSTGFGLAIAAEVAEEAGIVALEGATVSIQGFGNVGRPAARFLAERGARVVSVTDLDGTIHDPAGIDIDELVATMDATGGVTAYPRGSRIEGDAFLDLEVDFFVPAARPDVIDSRNAGRVGCKVVLQGANIPVTPAGERILHDRGVLSIPDFVANAGGIICGAVEYAGGSERQAFERIEDTVRQNTGEVLELARAEDCLLREAAMSIAQRRVSEAMAYRRAD
- a CDS encoding PIN domain-containing protein, yielding MKYWDSSAVVALLVEEPTTNERRRLIQEDPVIVTWWGSWIECESALNRLRREQHIESAGLELAHKQLDRLRSSWLEVEPLERVRRRAVRLLRLHRLRAADALQLAAALTAASEDPSALELVCSDERLSLAARREGFFVR